Genomic window (Magnetococcales bacterium):
GCTTTTCCAGGCGGCCTGACGTTTTTTCCAGTGGCCCTCCGTCCAGAGTTCCACCAGCAGGAACAGATCGGTCCACACGGTCTGAAAGCACATGTAGCCGCAGAAAATGCGTCCGGCCAGGGCGGTGATGAAAAAGAGCCCGAAGGCGGCGGCGATCAGCAGAAAAGCCAGCAGATAGACCTCCTGGGGCCAGACCACCAGACCGAACAGGTAGAATTTGCGCCCGGGAAGGTCGAACAGAATGGCCTGATCCGGAATCCCCGCTCCCCTATCCCAGCGCAAAAAAGGCAACAAGTAATATATGCCCAGGAAAAGTCCCGTCAAGTACCACCTGAGGCTGCGGAAAAAGCCCGGCTGATACTTCGGAAAGATTTGTTTCCGGGAAGCATAAAGCGAAGGGGAATCGGTCATGCCAGGGCATCCTCGTCGGGAACGGAGTGGTCACCAAAGGGTCCTGCCTCATTTGATGGCAGAATGGCCCAGATGTTTCGTGTACAAAAAAATTGATTTTTTCCGTGTACAATCTATTATACCTCAAATTAGGAAAAAGGGCGGGACAGAATGTTCCCCATGCCGAATCAGGGGCTCTGCTAAGTATTTTCAGTAAAATCAACATGTTGTACAGGCTTTTTCGAAGCCGGGAGAGGAGGTGGATCCTTCACGATATCGACAGGGAGTCTTGAGGTGGAACAATGAATGGGCATTCGATCTCACGTGTTGAGGAGGGCTGCCGTGCGGCCAAGTAACGATCTATCCATAAGCTATGATTATGCCATTGTGAAGAAGTTTTCCATCGCAGCCATCATTTATGCCGTGGTTGGCTTTCTGGTGGGCGACATTCTGGCTTGGCAACTGACGTTTCCCGCGTTGAACTTTGACCTGCCGTGGATCTCCTTCGGGCGGTTGCGCCCGCTGCACACCTCGGCGGTGATCTTCGCCTTCGGGGGATCCGTGTTGTTTGCCACAAGTTACTATGTGGTGCAGCGCACCTGTCGGGCGCGGCTCTTTTCGGGCTTCCTCTCCAATCTGACCTTCTACGGTTGGAACCTGGTGGTGGTGCTGGTGGTGATCACCTATCCGCTGGGCATCACCCAGGGCAAGGAGTATGCGGAGCCCATCTGGCCCATCGATCTGCTGATCACCGTGGTTTGGGTGGCCTACTTCATCAACTTCGTGGGCACCCTGGCTCGCCGGAAGGAACCGCACATCTATGTGGCCAACTGGTTCTATCTGGCTTTCATCATCACCGTGGCGGTGTTGCACATCGTCAACAACCTGGCCGTTCCGGTCAACCTGACCGATTCCTACCCCATCTATGCCGGGGTGCGGGATGCCATGATCCAATGGTGGTACGGTCATAATGCGGTGGGCTTTTTCCTGACGGCGGCCTTTTTGGGATTGATGTACTACTTCATTCCCAAACAGGCGGAGCGCCCGGTTTACTCCTACCGGCTCTCCATCGTGCATTTCTGGGCACTGGTCTTTCTGTACATCTGGGCCGGCCCGCACCATCTGCACTACACGGCTCTGCCGGATTGGGCCTCCACCCTGGGCGCCACCTTCTCCATCATGCTGATCCTGCCCTCCTGGGGCGGCATGATCAACGGCATCATGACCCTCTCCGGGGCTTGGGAAAAACTGCGTACCGATCCGGTGCTGCGCTTCTTCATCATCTCCCTCTCCTTCTACGGCATGTCCACCTTCGAAGGGCCGGTCATGTCCATCAAGGCGGTGAATGCCCTGTCCCACTACACCGACTGGACCATCGGACATGTCCATTCCGGCGCGTTGGGCTGGGTGGCCATGGTCTCCTTCGGGGCGCTCTATCACATGATTCCCCGGTTGTGGAAAACGACGATCCATTCCAAGGCATTGAT
Coding sequences:
- the ccoN gene encoding cytochrome-c oxidase, cbb3-type subunit I translates to MGIRSHVLRRAAVRPSNDLSISYDYAIVKKFSIAAIIYAVVGFLVGDILAWQLTFPALNFDLPWISFGRLRPLHTSAVIFAFGGSVLFATSYYVVQRTCRARLFSGFLSNLTFYGWNLVVVLVVITYPLGITQGKEYAEPIWPIDLLITVVWVAYFINFVGTLARRKEPHIYVANWFYLAFIITVAVLHIVNNLAVPVNLTDSYPIYAGVRDAMIQWWYGHNAVGFFLTAAFLGLMYYFIPKQAERPVYSYRLSIVHFWALVFLYIWAGPHHLHYTALPDWASTLGATFSIMLILPSWGGMINGIMTLSGAWEKLRTDPVLRFFIISLSFYGMSTFEGPVMSIKAVNALSHYTDWTIGHVHSGALGWVAMVSFGALYHMIPRLWKTTIHSKALINLHFWMSTIAIVLYIVAMWISGIMQGLMWRAYDEFGNLTYSFAETVAAMHPYYLIRAVGGLLFLLGMLVMVYNIVKTIQGANNARTA